The genomic segment TGTCGATGCCGACATTTACGGGTTCAGCGTGCCGGACATGATGGGGATCGAAACCCGTCCGCGAGTGGAAGGAAATAAAATTTTCCCTGTCGAGCGTTTCGGCGTCAAAGTGATTTCGATGGGCTTTTTCGTCGAAGACAATTCCCCGGTCATTTGGCGCGGACCGATGCTCGGTAAAATGTTGAACAATTTCTTCAACGAAGTGGAGTGGGGCGACCTCGACTATTTGCTGCTCGATTTGCCCCCGGGTACGGGAGATATGGCGCTCGATGTGCATACGATGCTGCCTTCTTGCAAGGAAATCATCGTGACGACGCCGCACGCAACCGCTGCTTTCGTCGCTGCACGCGCCGGCGCGATGGCTTTGAAGACGGAGCATGAAATTATCGGCGTCGTTGAAAATATGGCTTATTTCGAGAGCGAATTGACCGGGGAAAAAGAGTACGTGTTCGGCAAAGGCGGAGGCGAGAAGCTGAGCGAGGAATTGAACACGGAATTGCTCGGACAAGTTCCGCTTGCGCAGCCGGCCGAGCGGGAGGACGGTACGTTCGCTCCCGGCGTTTACGAGGAAGACGAGCCGATCGGCAAGATTTATCGCGAAATCGCGGAAAAAGTGGCCGCAAAAGCCGAATAGGACGAGAAAAAAGGCCTCTCACGAATGCGAGAGGTCATTTTTTCGTTATTGGGAAGTTTGCTGCTGGCCGCCGCTGCCGCCACCGCCGGATTGTTGTTGCTGTGATTGTGCTTGCTGGCCAGTCGTTCCTTTGTTGACTTCTTCGTTGACGACTTGTCTTAAGATTGAAGCGATGCGTGCCTGAAACAGCGGACTTTGAAACGATTGGGCGATCTCTTTTTGCATTTGTTTCCGGTATTTTTGCGATTTCATGAGCTGCAAAAACTGCTGATCCATTTCGGGACTTTGCAAAATGGTCATCATCATGTCTTGGTATTTCGGGTCCTGCATTAAATCCATCAGCATTTGCTTGTTTTGTTTCATCATCGTCGTTGCTAACTGCTTGGAGAATTTCGGATCTTTCAGCAGTTTTTTCAAATATTTCTTGCCTTCGTCCGACGTGAACGTATCCTCAATCGTTTTTTTTACAAACTCCCTGTCCATCAGCAACTGCGCGCGCATTCCGGGATCGGACAACACGTCGCGAATCGCTTGTTTTCCCTCGTCCGTTTTCAACAGATCGACCATCATTCTTT from the Bacillales bacterium genome contains:
- a CDS encoding Mrp/NBP35 family ATP-binding protein is translated as MLNEETVREQLKSVQDPDLHKSLVETGGIREVKIKEGYVGLKIALAQINTAEQMQVQQEIVNKLKSAGADSVGLRFEALSEEELDKFGGIAEEEEDDGSLLTKGSKTTFIAVASGKGGVGKSTVTVNLATALQRLGKKVGIVDADIYGFSVPDMMGIETRPRVEGNKIFPVERFGVKVISMGFFVEDNSPVIWRGPMLGKMLNNFFNEVEWGDLDYLLLDLPPGTGDMALDVHTMLPSCKEIIVTTPHATAAFVAARAGAMALKTEHEIIGVVENMAYFESELTGEKEYVFGKGGGEKLSEELNTELLGQVPLAQPAEREDGTFAPGVYEEDEPIGKIYREIAEKVAAKAE
- the gerD gene encoding spore germination lipoprotein GerD, which produces MKTRLILLAASVLFLIPSGCSGAATNAQGGNQMDYQETKRMMVDLLKTDEGKQAIRDVLSDPGMRAQLLMDREFVKKTIEDTFTSDEGKKYLKKLLKDPKFSKQLATTMMKQNKQMLMDLMQDPKYQDMMMTILQSPEMDQQFLQLMKSQKYRKQMQKEIAQSFQSPLFQARIASILRQVVNEEVNKGTTGQQAQSQQQQSGGGGSGGQQQTSQ